From one Lotus japonicus ecotype B-129 chromosome 3, LjGifu_v1.2 genomic stretch:
- the LOC130742716 gene encoding VQ motif-containing protein 10-like produces the protein MASCTGGGYSSRKPVRIVIISTQYVETDATSFKSVVQKLTGRDSDSDSDSDDHQVHVGHAAMEARKAKRKWDDSQSGHNRSSFLIRDSSFKEFDRLLGEMQQLITDDVHLVI, from the coding sequence ATGGCGAGTTGTACTGGTGGCGGTTACAGCAGCAGGAAGCCTGTGAGGATTGTGATTATCAGCACACAGTATGTGGAAACTGATGCGACGAGTTTTAAGTCGGTGGTGCAGAAACTTACTGGTAgggattctgattctgattctgattctgatgaTCATCAAGTTCATGTGGGTCATGCTGCTATGGAAGCTCGAAAAGCTAAGAGGAAATGGGATGATAGTCAAAGTGGACACAACAGAAGCTCCTTTTTGATAAGAGATTCTTCGTTCAAGGAGTTTGACAGGTTGCTTGGAGAGATGCAACAACTAATTACCGATGACGTACATTTGGTGATATGA
- the LOC130747862 gene encoding polyadenylate-binding protein-interacting protein 9-like: protein MAAATEIPSSADAAAAAATGSKLDSKPNLDSEFNMQKLVDIFTKLNPLAEEFIPSSYAAAAHRDHLHQGFNQWSPNPFLVNNNNNKPLADDQYPNANNRRRRNNFNQGGRRFTGRVLKAQREDSVRRTVYVSDIDQHVTEERLAALFTTCGSVIDCRICGDPHSVLRFAFVEFADEYGARAALNLSGTVLGYYPVRVLPSKTAILPVNPTFLPRSDDEREMCSRTVYCTNIDKKVSQAEVKNFFEISCGEVTRIRLLGDHVHSTRIAFVEFAIAESAIIALSCSGMLLGTQPVRVSPSKTPVRPRVPRPTTAH from the exons ATGGCTGCGGCTACTGAGATTCCTTCCTCTGCtgatgctgctgctgctgctgctactggCAGCAAATTGGACTCAAAACCAAACCTGGATTCTGAATTCAACATGCAGAAACTTGTTGACATTTTCACCAAGTTGAATCCTTTGGCTGAGGAGTTTATCCCTTCATCCTATGCTGCTGCTGCCCACCGTGATCACCTTCATCAGGGCTTTAATCAGTGGTCACCTAACCCATTTCTggtcaacaacaacaacaacaagccCTTAGCTGATGATCAGTACCCGAACGCGAACAATCGAAGG AGAAGAAACAATTTTAACCAAGGGGGAAGGAGATTTACTGGAAGAGTACTTAAGGCTCAGAGAGAAGACAGCGTTAGAAGAACGGTTTATGTTTCTGATATTGATCAGCAT GTAACTGAGGAGCGGCTTGCTGCCTTATTCACCACTTGTGGATCA GTAATTGATTGTCGAATTTGTGGTGATCCACATTCAGTTCTCCGTTTTGCATTTGTGGAGTTCGCAGATGAGT ATGGTGCAAGGGCAGCTTTAAATCTCAGTGGCACTGTCCTTGGATACTATCCAGTCAGGGTGCTTCCTTCAAAAACTGCTATTCTTCCTGTGAATCCTACATTCCTTCCTAGG TCAGATGATGAGCGTGAAATGTGTTCCAGGACTGTCTACTGTACAAATATTGATAAAAAG GTTTCTCAGGCTGAAGtgaagaatttttttgaaatatcttGTGGTGAG GTTACTCGCATACGGCTCTTGGGAGATCATGTGCATTCAACTCGAATTGCTTTCGTGGAATTTGCAATA GCAGAAAGTGCCATTATTGCCCTAAGTTGCAGTGGGATGCTCTTGGGAACCCAGCCAGTCAG GGTTAGCCCTTCAAAGACACCTGTGAGGCCAAGGGTTCCTCGCCCAACAACAGCACATTAG
- the LOC130742710 gene encoding agamous-like MADS-box protein AGL29, translating into MGRKKIKMELVKDPNTRQVTFSKRRTGLFKKTNELSIMCGTEIAVVVFSPGNKPYSYGHPSVDAVAAKYLQIEPNSDDDAQGGSTSNPSADVFDMDQQNLELADVMAQIREEEKKAKVLAETLKEQQVTIRSEYQDLNDCYGELQGMVEKRLTEFEIAELMVLLSEGKVEGMTVENKDEKKK; encoded by the coding sequence ATGGGTCGAAAGAAGATTAAGATGGAGCTTGTGAAAGACCCCAACACGAGGCAGGTCACATTCTCCAAGCGTCGAACCGGCTTATTCAAGAAAACAAATGAGTTATCCATCATGTGTGGAACAGAAATTGCTGTTGTTGTATTCTCCCCCGGGAACAAGCCTTACTCCTATGGGCACCCAAGTGTGGATGCTGTTGCGGCCAAGTATCTTCAAATAGAGCCCAATTCTGATGATGATGCCCAAGGTGGTAGCACTAGCAACCCCTCTGCTGACGTTTTTGACATGGACCAACAGAATCTAGAACTTGCTGATGTGATGGCCCAGATTCGTGAGGAAGAAAAGAAGGCTAAGGTGCTTGCTGAGACCCTGAAAGAACAGCAAGTGACTATACGCTCTGAGTATCAAGACTTGAATGATTGTTATGGAGAGCTCCAAGGTATGGTGGAAAAGCGTCTCACTGAGTTTGAGATAGCAGAACTTATGGTCCTTCTTTCGGAAGGAAAAGTGGAAGGAATGACTGTGGAAAACAAAGATGAAAAGAAGAAATAG
- the LOC130742728 gene encoding protein FAR1-RELATED SEQUENCE 5-like → MESNVQSGENGEEEAHVSLGNNGHELSEENGGSTGVEDEDDDGAVYEKSILDLTEDDIMGMEFDSEEDAIKFYERYGQCYGFGVRKDNVYRSAKGYIVTRQLVCSKEGVRHRKYVQRRDRVRVSKGITRVSCPARFRVRFESNSGKWKVAYFVKNHNHVLAPVDKVHLISSFRHLNDSDKAQINSLKLHGVRTCNIMGLMLGQKGSHEALGFTKKDLFNHIDKEKRIRVGNGDAVAALSYFQAKAEGDPMFFSKYTKTEDENLKDLFWSDGVSRVDYHAFGDVIAFDSTYKRNKYNKPLVIFCGYNHHGQTTVFACALVTDESIETYKWVLETFAECMFQKHPKGVVTDGDLAMKEAISCVFPNARHRLCGWHIQQKALQKLKNSDFLDDFKVLIYGNFNPDRFDQVWAKVMEKYGFGDDEWLTIMYGMKEMWATAFMRDKFFAGIRTTSMCEGINSFIKSYVQCKNSLIDFIHNFERAVKEYRHNELVADFNTMYTEPLPTTSLGYIERGFSHKLTRSMFNEVKTQIQYVGGLNIIQRTEVNDVVMVKMNKALYERREYVVLYDKNSSKFVCDCGHFEYYGIPCSHMICAMRNERLAEVPDSLICKRWSRTAKVDYMNQINDTVTGNDSKKLAMLRRGVLSAACNILSEIACENVNDFSQVLQDIYKLADSVQRRRVGNKTIRTGPFLIGDPAVVITKGRKKKGGKKTRLCSRCRMPGHTIRTCPEMRVGQGVGSHDTAMSDSSVELDDVSIHLEFLNYNILFYLFQFSSDLKLICVCRLMRYCHIM, encoded by the coding sequence ATGGAAAGTAATGTACAATCCGGTGAAAATGGAGAGGAAGAAGCCCATGTCAGTTTAGGTAACAATGGGCATGAATTATCTGAGGAAAATGGTGGTTCTACTGGAGTGGAGGATGAGGACGATGATGGTGCTGTGTATGAGAAGAGCATATTAGATTTGACAGAAGATGATATAATGGGTATGGAATTTGATTCTGAAGAGGATGCGATTAAGTTCTACGAAAGATATGGTCAGTGTTATGGTTTTGGTGTAAGGAAAGACAATGTCTATCGTTCTGCTAAGGGTTACATTGTTACTCGTCAACTGGTATGCAGCAAAGAGGGGGTGAGGCATAGAAAATACGTGCAGCGGAGGGACCGGGTTAGAGTTTCAAAGGGAATTACCAGGGTGTCATGTCCAGCTCGCTTCCGTGTTCGCTTTGAAAGCAACTCAGGTAAGTGGAAAGTTGCTTACTTTGTCAAGAATCACAACCATGTTCTGGCACCTGTGGATAAAGTCCACTTGATTTCTTCCTTTCGGCACCTCAATGATTCTGACAAGGCTCAGATTAATAGCCTTAAGCTACATGGGGTGAGGACTTGCAACATAATGGGCTTGATGCTGGGGCAGAAAGGTAGTCATGAGGCATTGGGTTTTACGAAGAAGGATCTGTTCAATCACATTGATAAGGAGAAGCGGATAAGGGTAGGAAACGGAGATGCAGTTGCTGCTTTGTCATATTTTCAGGCTAAGGCTGAGGGTGATCCAATGTTTTTCTCCAAGTATACTAAAACTGAAGATGAAAATCTCAAAGACTTATTTTGGAGTGATGGAGTGAGCAGAGTGGATTACCATGCTTTTGGCGATGTAATTGCCTTTGACAGCACCTATAAGAGGAACAAGTATAATAAGCCTCTTGTGATTTTCTGTGGCTACAATCATCATGGGCAGACAACAGTTTTTGCTTGTGCTTTGGTTACGGATGAGTCGATCGAGACTTATAAGTGGGTTTTGGAGACATTTGCTGAGTGTATGTTTCAGAAGCACCCGAAAGGTGTTGTTACAGATGGTGATTTAGCAATGAAAGAAGCAATAAGTTGTGTCTTTCCTAATGCCCGTCACAGGTTGTGTGGTTGGCATATTCAACAAAAAGCGCTACAGAAACTTAAGAATTCAGACTTTTTGGATGATTTTAAAGTTCTGATTTATGGCAACTTCAATCCGGATAGATTTGACCAAGTTTGGGCTAAGGTTATGGAGAAGTATGGATTTGGTGATGATGAGTGGTTGACAATAATGTATGGGATGAAAGAAATGTGGGCAACTGCATTTATGAGGGACAAATTCTTTGCAGGCATAAGAACCACGTCAATGTGTGAAGGGATCAATTCATTCATCAAGAGCTATGTTCAATGTAAAAACAGTTTGATTGATTTCATTCATAATTTTGAGAGGGCTGTGAAGGAGTACCGACACAATGAGTTAGTTGCTGATTTTAACACAATGTATACAGAACCTTTGCCCACTACTTCCCTTGGTTATATTGAGCGAGGTTTCTCCCATAAATTGACAAGGAGCATGTTCAATGAAGTTAAAACTCAGATTCAATATGTGGGTGGCTTAAATATTATCCAAAGGACTGAGGTCAATGATGTGGTGATGGTGAAGATGAACAAGGCTTTGTATGAAAGGCGTGAGTATGTGGTGTTATATGACAAGAATTCTTCAAAGTTTGTGTGTGATTGTGGTCACTTTGAGTATTATGGAATTCCTTGTTCTCACATGATATGTGCAATGAGAAATGAGAGACTGGCTGAAGTTCCTGATAGTCTTATTTGTAAACGGTGGTCAAGGACGGCTAAGGTGGACTACATGAATCAGATTAATGACACTGTTACTGGCAATGATTCAAAGAAATTGGCGATGTTAAGGAGGGGTGTGCTTTCTGCTGCTTGCAACATACTAAGTGAAATAGCTTGTGAGAATGTGAATGATTTCTCTCAAGTCTTGCAGGACATATATAAGTTGGCTGACAGTGTTCAAAGGCGTAGGGTGGGAAACAAAACCATCCGCACTGGACCATTCTTGATTGGTGATCCCGCTGTGGTGATCACAAAGGGGCGCAAGAAGAAAGGTGGGAAAAAGACAAGGTTATGCTCAAGATGCAGAATGCCTGGTCATACAATTCGCACATGCCCGGAAATGCGTGTAGGTCAAGGAGTTGGTTCCCACGACACTGCTATGAGTGATTCATCTGTGGAGCTTGATGATGTTAGTATACATTTGGAGTTCTTAAActataatattttattctacTTGTTTCAGTTTAGTAgtgatttaaaattaatttgtgtGTGTAGGTTGATGAGGTATTGCCATATAATGTAA
- the LOC130742724 gene encoding uncharacterized protein LOC130742724 produces MKVVAFLSHNDDVLNTVTGLKEDVNKLMHAVGFLANAWCSQNTISSHTATPEKPISVGTEYVITPKYSLRTAATEEILHKFLKTNPTNEKAKPTDVSGLVKKLFSPSEFQTIHPVPLGTKTATPSFKPNDMDPTKTATPSSKPNDNTPLCTPVPPIDPLYIPSWLLSLFGPAVTESLSYMEAAVACYIFKRCTAGSADSKETIIKPILNNVDGTRRIMQFLKPKKSVDQEIINLTACMLTYTERAFNKNQTTWFLPTYFSQYILGWTTHPRSMTIHQQRSFMGKIEVLTKVFVPMNDNNEHWYLIVFDFENQEVVLLDSFPQSDRLQYRITDAKLVELYMEVMLRDSTFYQLETTPRPRCSQFRVVIPQGLPAQRANSNDCGIWVASWMKDSRRCGYNLQVNNGTRLTLALQLALHPFNEMQDVLIRKSFDNYGTLVKSMFTRKN; encoded by the exons ATGAAAGTGGTGGCATTTCTTTCTCATAATGAT GATGTTCTAAATACAGTGACTGGATTGAAGGAAGATGTCAACAAGCTCATGCATGCTGTTGGGTTCTTAGCAAATGCTTGGTGCAGCCAAAACACCATAAGTTCTCATACAGCCACACCAGAGAAACCAATTTCAGTAGGAACTGAATATGTTATCACCCCAAAGTACTCTCTCCGAACTGCAGCTACTGAAGAAATCCTTCACAAATTCTTGAAGACCAacccaacaaatgagaaagcTAAACCCACAGATGTAAGTGGACTGGTGAAGAAGCTGTTCTCTCCATCTGAGTTTCAAACCATACACCCTGTTCCACTGGGCACCAAGACAGCTACCCCTTCCTTTAAGCCAAATGACATGGATCCCACCAAGACAGCAACTCCTTCATCAAAACCAAATGACAACACTCCTTTGTGCACTCCAGTCCCTCCAATTGATCCATTATATATTCCCTCT TGGCTGCTTAGCTTGTTTGGACCTGCTGTGACAGAGTCCCTAAGCTACATGGAGGCTGCTGTGGCTTGCTATATCTTTAAGAGGTGTACTGCTGGAAGTGCAGACAG CAAGGAGACAATCATCAAACCAATCCTGAATAATGTTGATGGTACTCGCCGCATTATGCAATTCCTGAAGCCCAAAAAGAGTGTTGACCAAGAAATCATAAACTTGACTGCCTGCATGTTGACATACACTGAAAGAGCCTTCAACAAGAATCAAACCACTTGGTTCTTGCCTACTTACTTCTCA CAATACATCCTTGGTTGGACAACCCATCCCCGGAGCATGACTATCCATCAGCAAAGAAGCTTCATGGGAAAGATAGAAGTCTTGACAAAA GTGTTTGTGCCGATGAATGACAACAACGAGCACTGgtacttgattgtgtttgactttGAGAATCAAGAAGTAGTCCTATTAGACTCGTTCCCTCAATCTGATAGGCTACAGTATAGGATAACAGATGCAAAGCTAGTT GAACTCTACATGGAGGTCATGCTCAGGGACAGCACATTCTACCAGCTTGAAACAACTCCAAGGCCACGTTGCTCCCAGTTTAGGGTTGTCATACCCCAGGGATTACCAGCGCAAAGAGCTAATTC AAATGATTGTGGCATTTGGGTCGCATCTTGGATGAAGGACAGTAGAAGATGTGGTTACAATCTTCAG GTTAACAATGGGACTCGTTTGACACTGGCATTGCAGCTTGCTCTCCACCCGTTCAACGAAATGCAGGATGTGTTGATAAGGAAGTCCTTTGACAATTATGGGACCCTGGTGAAGTCCATGTTCACTAGGAAGAATTGA
- the LOC130749281 gene encoding uncharacterized protein LOC130749281, whose product MGTRFYTAPEILFDGPYSTPADLWSVGCIFGEMIIGNPIFETLYACQNELEAIFRVLGTPTEATWPGVSRFIDYPKYGKYDTMNLPMIFEAVGPDGLDLLTRMLTLDPDTRISAEAALGHAYFNGLD is encoded by the exons ATGGGAACTCGCTTTTATACGGCACCTGAAATCTTGTTTGACGGTCCATATTCAACCCCAGCTGATTTGTGGTCTGTGGGCTGCATATTTGGTGAGATGATTATTGGAAATCCAATATTTGAAACTCTTTATGCTTGCCAAAATGAATTAGAGGCGATATTCAG AGTGTTAGGTACCCCTACAGAGGCAACCTGGCCAGGAGTCTCTAGATTTATTGACTATCCAAAATATGGCAAATATGATACAATG AACCTGCCAATGATTTTTGAAGCTGTTGGCCCAGATGGCCTTGATCTTCTTACT AGGATGCTTACCCTGGACCCAGATACTCGGATTTCTGCTGAGGCTGCTCTGGGACATGCTTACTTTAATGGTTTGGACTAG
- the LOC130748397 gene encoding protein PLASTID TRANSCRIPTIONALLY ACTIVE 14-like, whose protein sequence is MLEKYVPERVLDTPIIEVIMEIPLELMLTISKKLPWMFFPDIIPIGHPIFDIINPANPETNLDLRLACLLLYAFDCQENFWQLYGDFLLSADESTSLFIATEVLLQQSQGCDFSPSLSMNTKGWYWLLSLKVWCVWRYNSVV, encoded by the exons ATGTTGGAGAAGTATGTCCCTGAGAGGGTTCTTGATACTCCAatcattgag GTTATAATGGAAATTCCTCTTGAATTGATGCTAACCATAAGCAAGAAGCTACCGTGGATGTTTTTCCCTGATATAATTCCCATTGGTCATCCAATATTTGATATTATCAACCCGGCAAATCCAGAG ACAAATTTGGACTTAAGGTTAGCATGCCTCCTCTTATATGCATTTGACTGCCAGGAAAACTTTTGGCAGTTATATGGTGACTTCTTACTGAGCGCAGATGAGAGCACTAGCTTATTTATAGCTACAGAG GTGCTTCTACAGCAATCACAAGGCTGTGATTTTAGTCCTTCTTTGAGTATGAACACCAAGGGTTGGTACTGGCTATTATCTTTGAAGGTTTGGTGCGTGTGGCGCTATAATTCTGTAGTCTGA